The following are encoded together in the Babylonia areolata isolate BAREFJ2019XMU chromosome 18, ASM4173473v1, whole genome shotgun sequence genome:
- the LOC143291911 gene encoding glutamate receptor ionotropic, kainate 5-like: protein MKPAASRSEGSFVICSYNSMAAMFDHVATWTNQSGLAVFGDVIFPDFSRNFKRKKLRLGIWESLPFTRRLSNNGTVKYGGFCMVLLEEMARVLNFTYELVEPSDGQYGSPEENGTWNGMVGMLVRGEIDMAVGPFSITPERKRVIDFSVPFMEDGGGILTKGGDPDPDLLNVFRPFHPHVWLLTSVAIVVTTVVFFVVNRVSRILPGPGLWKAGGGGGGRPERIWTLEECLLTIYGSLMNQGASRHPVRGCGRVVLGCWWLFTILMVSVYTASLAALLTVRLQAHNVNSLQELASSSDLHPLTIVGSSWWTLFTNAQKGVYAMIGQRLREGPVVRVNEDALELVHKGTGAYLMDVNQIRYLYSQDCHRLHMAHTVFNSNGLGFALPQNAIFREAVNNVILKLHEGGFLEAWKRKWWTSSPDCDHDRPHVTPTTRLPLLSLGGILILYGCVVLLSVLCLLFQLCWQAAAGCRSHLLWRRSFGNGGGADAGVGAGGSGERHTAAAAT from the exons ATGAAACCCGCTGCTTCGCGGAGCGAGGGTTCCTTCGTCATCTGCAGCTACAACTCTATGGCGGCCATGTTTGATCATGTGGCCACCTGGACCAACCAGTCGGGGCTCGCCGTGTTCGGTGACGTCATCTTTCCCGACTTCTCACGGAACTTCAAGAGAAAGAAGTTACGCCTTGGAATATGGGAG TCCCTACCTTTTACCAGAAGACTGTCCAATAATGGCACGGTGAAGTATGGAGGATTCTGCATGGTTCTGCTGGAAGAAATGGCTCGGGTTCTAAACTTCAC CTACGAACTGGTGGAACCCTCTGACGGTCAATACGGATCACCGGAAGAGAATGGCACTTGGAATGGCATGGTGGGAATGCTGGTTCGTGGG GAGATCGACATGGCGGTGGGCCCTTTCTCCATCACCCCGGAGCGGAAGCGGGTCATCGACTTCAGCGTGCCTTTCATGGAGGACGGGGGTGGGATCCTGACTAAAGGGGGTGACCCGGACCCGGACCTCCTCAACGTCTTCCGACCCTTCCACCCGCACGTCTGGCTGCTGACGTCCGTGGCCATCGTCGTCACCaccgtcgtcttcttcgtcgtcaacAGAGTGAGCCGCATCCTTCCCGGTCCCGGGTTGTGgaaagctggtggtggtggtggcggtcgaCCTGAGCGTATCTGGACGTTGGAAGAGTGTCTGTTGACGATCTACGGGTCTCTGATGAATCAGG gCGCCAGCCGTCACCCGGTGAGGGGGTGCGGGCGGGTGGTGCTGGGCTGCTGGTGGCTGTTCACCATCCTGATGGTGTCCGTCTACACGGCCAGCCTGGCCGCCCTGCTCACCGTCCGCCTCCAGGCCCACAACGTCAACTCCCTGCAGGAGCTGGCGTCCTCCTCGGACCTCCACCCTTTGACCATCGTGGGCAGCAGCTGGTGGACCCTGTTCACG AACGCCCAGAAAGGCGTGTACGCCATGATCGGCCAGCGGCTGAGGGAGGGGCCGGTGGTGAGGGTGAACGAGGACGCCCTGGAACTGGTGCACAAGGGCACGGGGGCCTACCTCATGGACGTCAACCAGATCCGCTACCTCTACAGCCAGGACTGCCACCGCCTCCACATGGCCCACACCGTCTTCAACAGCAACGGGCTGGGCTTCGCTCTGCCCCAGAACGCCATCTTCAGAGAGGCCGTCAACAACGT TATTCTCAAGCTGCACGAGGGCGGCTTCCTGGAGGCGTGGAAACGCAAGTGGTGGACCAGCTCCCCGGACTGCGACCACGACCGTCCCcacgtcacccccaccacccgcctccccctcctctccctgggCGGCATCCTCATCCTCTACGGCTGCGTCGTCCTCCTGTCCGTCCTCTGCCTCCTCTTCCAGCTCTGCTGGCAGGCTGCCGCTGGCTGTCGCAGCCACCTTTTGTGGCGGAGGTCCTTCGGTAATGGAGGTGGTGCTGATGCTGGTGTGGGTGCTGGTGGTTCTGGGGAAAGACACACGGCAGCGGCTGCGACCTAG
- the LOC143291912 gene encoding uncharacterized protein LOC143291912: MKMWTFLLFLSCLASTSASTVPWPSSTDPATPAPTPAPTTPAPTAPPTSPPTTPAPTAPPTSPPTTPAPTAPPTSPPTTPAPTAPPPPTTPPTASAPTAPPPPTTPPTASAPTAPPTPPGPPASPTTPPPSTAPSSPPAPTAPPTTPAPGPNTSPAPTPATSTSGDTSSPALTSPATTAATTPASPATSGTTASSTAAGTTASTTPAAATPASTTPTTTTVPTPTPVPTPTPTTVPTPTPTVPTTTSTVPTTTSTIPTTTSTVPTTTSTVPTTTSTVPTTTSTIPTTTSTVPTTTSTVPTTTSTIPTTTSTVPTTTSTIPTVPTTVGPAPSSSDGSTSIPDLCYSFTCNDTMETCYLSSGQDTCERSHYCKTTVYTYHDTNLETVVTKCVNETCDHTKWNGTTFYEEFNCCNSHLCNDIELLSSDSPVALTSATVLAPLLSSALVVGVRVWIVSLDF, translated from the exons ATgaagatgtggacattcttactATTTCTCTCATGCCTGG CGTCTACTTCTGCTTCGACTGTCCCGTGGCCTTCATCCACAGATCCCGCCACACCGGCTCCCACCCCAGCCCCTACCACACCAGCTCCCACCGCACCCCCAACCTCACCGCCCACCACACCAGCTCCCACCGCACCCCCAACCTCACCGCCCACCACACCAGCTCCCACCGCACCCCCAACCTCACCGCCCACCACACCAGCTCCCaccgcacctccaccccccaccacaccccccaccgcaTCAGCTCCCaccgcacctccaccccccaccacaccccccaccgcaTCAGCTCCCAcggcacccccaaccccaccaggtccccccgcatcccccaccacacccccaccctccaccgcaCCTTCATCCCCACCAGctcccaccgcaccccccaccacaccggCTCCCGGCCCCAACACATCTCCCGCACCCACCCCTGCAACCTCTACCTCTGGTGATACGTCTTCACCCGCCCTAACTTCACCAGCCACCACCGCCGCAACAACACCAGCCAGTCCCGCAACCTCCGGAACAACTGCTTCATCAACAGCCGCTGGTACAACCGCTTCAACAACACCCGCCGCCGCAACACCTGCTTCGacaaccccaaccaccaccacagttcccacccccacccctgttcccacccctacccctaccacagttcccacccccacccccacagttcccaccactacctccacagttcccaccactacctccacaatTCCCACTACTACCTCCACAGTTCCCACCACTACCTCAACAGTTCCCACCACTACCTCAACAGttcccaccactacctccacaattcccaccactacctccacagttcccaccactacctccacagttcccaccactacctccacaattcccaccactacctcaacagttcccaccactacctccacaatTCCCACAGTTCCCACCACCGTTGGTCCCGCCCCAAGCAGCTCAGATGGATCAACGTCCATCCCG GATTTATGCTACAGCTTCACCTGCAACGACACCATGGAAACCTGCTACCTGTCTAGTGGACAAGACACCTGTGAGCGCTCACATTACTGCAAG ACGACGGTGTACACCTACCACGACACCAACCTGGAGACGGTGGTGACAAAGTGTGTGAACGAGACGTGCGACCACACCAAGTGGAACGGGACCACTTTCTACGAAGAGTTCAactgctgcaactcccacctctGCAACGACATCGAGCTCCTCAGCTCCGACTCGCCCGTGGCGCTCACCTCTGCGACTGTCTTGGCCCCTCTTCTGTCCTCAGCTTTGGTCGTGGGCGTGCGGGTGTGGATTGTCAGCTTAGATTTCTAA